From the Alloalcanivorax dieselolei B5 genome, one window contains:
- a CDS encoding DUF7673 family protein, whose amino-acid sequence MNIYHSTCPSCGNEADHLMDGNAIAVRCVHCGYWAGELSEVQERRLKRHQDRRMGSGNGETHSILSPEEYWALTYLIRLAKSDTGQSARVANFLLSWWNSASCGAFALTDLWGLDDEITQAMQVVIRFLCQRQVYPDTLGFKDDFQAIIQQWRPHLLEEEA is encoded by the coding sequence ATGAACATCTATCATTCCACCTGCCCGTCTTGTGGTAATGAGGCGGACCACCTGATGGACGGCAACGCCATCGCGGTGCGTTGTGTGCACTGCGGTTACTGGGCTGGCGAATTGTCGGAGGTTCAAGAGCGGCGTTTGAAACGGCACCAGGATCGGCGAATGGGCTCAGGCAATGGTGAGACTCATTCGATTCTCAGTCCCGAGGAATACTGGGCGTTGACCTACCTGATCCGGCTCGCCAAATCCGACACCGGACAGAGCGCCAGGGTCGCCAACTTTTTATTGAGTTGGTGGAACAGCGCCTCCTGTGGGGCGTTTGCCCTCACCGACCTGTGGGGACTGGATGACGAAATCACCCAGGCCATGCAGGTGGTCATTCGGTTCTTGTGCCAACGGCAGGTCTATCCGGACACGCTCGGCTTCAAGGACGACTTCCAGGCTATCATCCAGCAATGGCGCCCTCATTTGCTTGAGGAGGAAGCCTGA
- a CDS encoding DNA topoisomerase III: MTTIYLCEKPSQGQDIARVLGATRKGNGCRSTQSEEVVVTWCFGHLLEMPPPEAYDPALKSWALDTLPIIPEQWRLVVKPSAQRQFTVIKKWLGSASRLVIATDADREGEVIAREVMALCGYRGPVQRLWLSALNDASIRKALSQLRDGKQTYPLYLAGMARARADWLVGMNLTRAYTVLGRNAGYQGVLSVGRVQTPTLRLVVDRDRAIEAFKPSPYWTITSTLSAQGAAAPAFRAHWQPAAEHCDSQGRCINETVARTVAQQCSVTGAQAHVTDSKKERKAAPPPLPFDLNSLQQEAGKRFDLSGNQVLEAAQALYETHKITSYPRTECRHLPTSMHGEAPDVLRAVLAMEPELTSIQSMLDMSRRTKTWNDTEVEKASHHGIIPTAESADLTRLSTTERQVYGLIRRHYLIQFLPDHQYDATTLTLSVQGHPFLAKGKATVEPGWTRLFPSSKSTPQDGDDQQDGSGDQGTVPALPEGTSCAIQSVDCDRKMTTPPARYTDGTLIAAMKNIAKMVTDPKLRAVLRDTAGLGTGATRANIIATLKKRGFIEKKRGHLVSTEQGRQLIDALPSAITNPDTTAAWEQALEDIATGTGTLDEFMRRQLDWLNTVVTHAKGQTLSALAATVKDNALPCQCGGSATETAKSWRCNACGNTVWKTTFGKKLTVNQAAGLLAGKTVHLIGLTSKKTGKKYDAKATLTDGKVQLSFD, translated from the coding sequence ATGACCACGATCTATCTCTGCGAAAAGCCTTCACAAGGTCAGGACATCGCTCGGGTGCTTGGCGCCACCCGCAAGGGCAATGGCTGCCGAAGCACCCAGTCGGAAGAAGTGGTCGTGACCTGGTGTTTTGGCCATCTTTTGGAGATGCCGCCGCCGGAGGCCTATGACCCGGCCTTGAAATCCTGGGCCCTGGACACGTTACCCATCATTCCAGAGCAATGGCGCCTGGTGGTGAAGCCCAGTGCCCAACGCCAGTTCACCGTCATAAAAAAGTGGCTGGGGAGCGCTTCGCGCCTGGTGATCGCCACCGACGCGGATCGTGAAGGCGAAGTGATCGCCCGGGAAGTGATGGCGCTGTGTGGCTACCGAGGCCCCGTGCAGCGCTTGTGGTTGTCCGCACTGAACGACGCCAGCATCCGCAAAGCGCTATCTCAATTGCGAGATGGAAAGCAGACGTACCCGTTGTATCTGGCCGGGATGGCCCGCGCCCGGGCTGATTGGCTGGTGGGCATGAACCTGACCCGAGCCTACACTGTCCTCGGACGAAACGCCGGTTACCAGGGTGTGTTGTCCGTGGGTCGGGTCCAGACACCGACGCTACGGTTGGTGGTCGATCGGGACCGAGCCATTGAGGCGTTCAAGCCCTCTCCCTATTGGACGATCACCAGCACTTTGTCGGCGCAGGGTGCCGCGGCACCGGCATTTCGAGCCCATTGGCAACCAGCGGCAGAGCACTGCGACAGCCAGGGCCGCTGCATCAATGAGACCGTGGCCCGCACCGTGGCGCAGCAGTGTTCTGTTACGGGTGCACAGGCTCACGTCACGGATAGCAAGAAGGAACGCAAGGCGGCACCGCCGCCGCTGCCCTTCGATCTGAACAGCCTGCAGCAGGAAGCCGGGAAGCGGTTTGATCTGTCGGGCAATCAGGTGTTGGAGGCGGCTCAAGCGCTGTATGAGACCCATAAAATAACGAGCTATCCGCGAACCGAGTGCCGGCATCTGCCCACTAGCATGCACGGCGAGGCGCCTGATGTGCTGCGCGCGGTCCTTGCCATGGAACCGGAGCTGACCTCGATACAGTCGATGCTGGATATGAGCCGGCGGACCAAAACCTGGAACGACACCGAGGTGGAAAAAGCCTCGCACCACGGCATTATTCCCACTGCCGAATCCGCCGACTTGACCCGTCTCTCCACAACGGAGCGGCAGGTGTATGGCCTTATTCGACGGCATTATCTGATCCAGTTCCTCCCGGACCATCAGTACGATGCGACAACGCTGACCCTGTCTGTTCAAGGCCATCCTTTCCTGGCCAAAGGAAAGGCCACCGTCGAGCCGGGTTGGACCCGGTTGTTTCCCTCCTCAAAATCGACGCCGCAGGACGGCGACGATCAACAAGACGGCAGTGGCGACCAGGGGACGGTCCCCGCGCTACCGGAAGGCACGTCCTGCGCCATCCAGTCCGTGGACTGTGATCGAAAGATGACCACACCGCCGGCCCGTTACACCGACGGCACTCTGATCGCCGCCATGAAGAACATCGCCAAGATGGTGACCGATCCCAAGCTGCGTGCGGTGCTGCGTGACACTGCGGGACTCGGCACCGGCGCCACCCGGGCCAACATCATTGCGACCCTGAAAAAGCGGGGTTTCATCGAAAAAAAACGGGGTCATCTGGTGTCCACCGAGCAGGGGCGTCAGCTGATCGATGCGTTGCCCAGTGCCATCACCAACCCCGATACCACCGCCGCCTGGGAGCAGGCCCTGGAAGACATCGCCACCGGTACCGGCACACTGGACGAGTTCATGCGCCGTCAATTGGACTGGCTCAACACCGTGGTGACGCACGCCAAGGGGCAAACCCTGTCCGCCCTGGCAGCCACCGTGAAGGACAACGCACTGCCCTGCCAGTGTGGTGGGTCTGCCACCGAGACCGCCAAGAGCTGGCGCTGCAACGCCTGCGGTAACACGGTCTGGAAGACCACGTTCGGAAAAAAGCTGACGGTCAACCAGGCCGCCGGACTCCTGGCCGGCAAGACCGTGCATCTTATAGGGCTGACCTCAAAGAAAACGGGGAAGAAGTACGATGCGAAGGCGACACTGACGGACGGGAAAGTACAGCTGAGTTTCGATTGA
- the ssb gene encoding single-stranded DNA-binding protein, with protein MALRITGSGNLGSAPELRTVEVNGEDRKVASMRVFFDHSVPDGNGGFVDKGGCWLTISVWDNRAEHVARVLRKGMRVRVEGTLLERPWEKDGEAMTSQEVNARNVTLELARLESVTLRPKASAGQGAPAEREHENPQSSFDDTGTEAF; from the coding sequence ATGGCACTCAGGATCACCGGCTCAGGCAATCTCGGTTCCGCCCCGGAACTGCGTACCGTCGAAGTCAACGGCGAGGACCGTAAGGTCGCCAGTATGCGCGTCTTCTTCGATCACTCCGTTCCCGATGGCAACGGTGGTTTTGTGGACAAAGGCGGCTGCTGGCTAACCATATCCGTTTGGGACAACCGGGCTGAACACGTGGCTCGCGTTCTGCGTAAGGGTATGCGCGTTCGCGTGGAGGGGACACTACTGGAGCGGCCATGGGAAAAAGACGGCGAGGCGATGACGTCTCAGGAAGTCAACGCACGTAATGTGACGCTTGAACTCGCCCGCCTGGAAAGCGTCACGCTACGGCCGAAAGCCTCCGCAGGACAAGGCGCGCCGGCGGAGCGTGAGCACGAGAATCCCCAATCCTCTTTTGATGACACGGGTACCGAGGCGTTCTGA
- a CDS encoding PFL_4669 family integrating conjugative element protein, whose product MADNPTSNDTSHTSPTSSPSSGGSPIEPGRLTNSVRMTIQTRVAQRLIHGRRADPVSGTPAIVGLYRYAAMTRQLWTAAGNDDPYADWWLLRVEQETDAVREQIQRLRQHIDRFLEGAPAMDITLAHSLEPAVVELTFGTPYAYQGAYLLADLDELVLAIMTGRFVGLLDRETFERHLEESGRGVRRLFATIQGYRHLAVTRDDVRQATQKGQRAIELMGELPDEILSGELRAAHAPPLRVQTDHPETAPENADPEDKDTAAAAAEKPDGSEQD is encoded by the coding sequence ATGGCCGATAATCCCACGTCCAACGACACCTCTCATACCTCCCCTACCTCAAGCCCTTCCTCTGGCGGTAGCCCCATCGAACCCGGGCGACTGACCAACAGCGTCCGTATGACCATTCAGACTCGGGTGGCGCAGCGGTTGATTCACGGCCGACGCGCGGATCCTGTCAGTGGCACGCCCGCCATCGTTGGCCTGTACCGCTACGCCGCTATGACACGACAGTTATGGACCGCTGCAGGAAACGATGACCCCTATGCCGACTGGTGGCTGCTCCGTGTGGAGCAGGAAACTGATGCCGTGCGTGAGCAGATCCAGAGGTTGCGCCAGCATATCGATCGGTTCCTGGAGGGGGCGCCCGCCATGGATATCACCCTTGCCCATTCCCTGGAGCCGGCCGTCGTCGAACTGACGTTCGGAACGCCGTATGCCTACCAAGGCGCCTATCTTCTCGCTGATCTGGACGAGCTGGTGCTGGCCATCATGACGGGCCGCTTCGTCGGGCTACTGGATCGCGAGACCTTCGAGCGCCACCTGGAGGAGTCGGGCCGGGGTGTCCGACGGTTGTTTGCCACCATTCAGGGGTACCGGCATTTGGCCGTCACCCGAGATGATGTGCGCCAGGCCACACAGAAAGGTCAGCGTGCCATCGAATTGATGGGCGAGCTGCCTGATGAGATTCTCAGCGGCGAGCTGCGGGCGGCCCATGCGCCGCCTCTGCGGGTCCAGACCGATCACCCTGAGACTGCGCCAGAGAACGCCGACCCTGAAGATAAAGACACTGCGGCCGCTGCGGCAGAAAAGCCGGACGGCAGTGAGCAGGATTGA
- a CDS encoding type II toxin-antitoxin system VapC family toxin: MKITADTNILLRAVVNDDKAQAARAVHVLEQADMVAVSLQTLCELVWVLHRGYKVDRADIAEAIRLLLNTKNIVVNRPAAEAGLALLEVGGDFADGVIAYDGAWLGADTFVSFDKKAVSLLKKQGHATRLL; this comes from the coding sequence ATGAAAATCACCGCTGACACCAATATTCTGCTCCGCGCCGTCGTGAATGACGATAAGGCCCAGGCTGCCCGTGCTGTTCACGTCTTGGAACAGGCCGACATGGTGGCGGTCAGCCTGCAAACCTTGTGTGAGCTGGTTTGGGTCCTGCATCGCGGCTACAAGGTGGATCGTGCGGATATCGCCGAAGCGATCCGTCTGCTCCTGAACACAAAGAACATCGTTGTTAACCGGCCAGCGGCCGAGGCGGGTCTTGCCCTGCTGGAAGTCGGCGGTGACTTCGCGGACGGCGTCATCGCCTACGATGGGGCCTGGCTCGGTGCCGACACCTTCGTCTCGTTCGACAAGAAAGCCGTCTCCCTGCTGAAAAAACAAGGACACGCCACTCGCCTGCTTTGA
- a CDS encoding AbrB/MazE/SpoVT family DNA-binding domain-containing protein translates to MSTLTVTVKGQVTFRKEILQHLGIKPGEKIELDLLPDGRATLRAARPKGSFRALRGVLEDKTNGAQLSIEDINEVIADAGAEAGVDGQ, encoded by the coding sequence ATGAGCACACTCACCGTAACCGTTAAGGGCCAAGTGACCTTTCGGAAAGAGATCCTTCAGCATCTAGGGATCAAGCCTGGCGAAAAGATCGAGCTGGACTTACTACCGGATGGGCGCGCTACGCTGCGGGCCGCTCGGCCCAAGGGCTCATTCCGAGCGCTGCGCGGCGTGCTCGAAGACAAAACCAACGGCGCCCAACTGAGCATTGAGGACATCAACGAAGTGATCGCCGATGCGGGCGCGGAAGCGGGAGTCGACGGGCAATGA
- a CDS encoding DUF2857 domain-containing protein yields the protein MDILMRHKEAQLTRALLTYAAECLHDGDYAALRDLGFGEEELRSLQSLTIETVTLLSHHLQLHGHVLQVRLDRGAFRQLLAQVHRESERTHLKRELVRREAPAELMAVLYNMGVREYTGLRRAVRLTRGPGRPPDPDEATIEVVWRAWKNHCGAQDPAELTPEDWLSLSERTGRDLRVIYRILSECPAAPAQRAGKRTSQRNAHATHSETASRRAVGR from the coding sequence ATGGATATCCTAATGCGGCACAAGGAAGCGCAATTGACCCGCGCATTATTAACCTACGCAGCGGAGTGTCTGCACGATGGCGACTACGCCGCCCTACGGGATCTTGGGTTCGGCGAAGAGGAGCTACGGTCTCTCCAAAGTCTCACCATCGAGACCGTCACGCTGTTGTCCCATCATCTTCAGTTGCATGGCCATGTGCTGCAGGTCCGGTTGGATCGCGGCGCGTTCCGGCAGCTGCTCGCTCAAGTACACCGTGAATCCGAACGGACGCACCTCAAGCGCGAGCTGGTGCGCCGTGAAGCGCCGGCGGAACTGATGGCGGTGTTGTACAACATGGGCGTCCGGGAATACACCGGCCTGCGCCGCGCCGTGCGGCTCACTCGCGGCCCCGGCCGGCCACCGGATCCGGATGAGGCCACCATTGAGGTGGTCTGGCGGGCATGGAAGAACCACTGTGGGGCCCAGGATCCCGCGGAGTTGACGCCCGAGGACTGGCTGTCTCTGTCGGAAAGGACCGGTCGGGATCTGAGGGTAATCTATCGCATCCTCAGCGAGTGCCCGGCAGCCCCGGCCCAGCGGGCTGGCAAGCGGACTTCGCAGCGGAATGCCCACGCCACGCACTCGGAAACCGCATCGCGGCGAGCCGTGGGTCGATAG
- a CDS encoding ParB family protein: protein MMSKKRPSSEQVASLIATPLFRRDQKNGSGAATPSTDPITSTPMRMDVDQIRRYDHDPRRNRNSKYAEIKASILAAGDQEDPLESPLVVTKRPGDPDPRYMVSAGGNTRLCILQELWKETGNERFKQTWVIFKPWDSECRTLLSHLKENDLRGDLIFIDRAMAIRHVRDLIREEQEREKLSQRELAEALDCQGYRVSQSLIVWYDYAVDVLYSLIPTALDSGMGRPQVERLRGLHNAFRDVCQAFGLGDDVEGVFAAVVSRNDQIDIDMDHIRRELESEISVSADCDIGRASLALGAALDGGEILVPDDDTEDDLDFLDATPGTESLDTEGGLDAPGYANNVGEASTQESSDDTVDDDGPELPSFGVDDDLPGQPSTTTFQDEYRASAAETPASSSVFESSSHSTVASETTPDLADLRAHAWDLAAAIAADAGLSEPLSLPESGFGFVLLPEPADGHAACVWWQLASLAGQHPNQTALADHLPPDWVDHVPTFNPFHLASELYLRWSDTQWHVFTKLVALVRSIHSVTEGEPWIS from the coding sequence ATGATGAGTAAAAAGAGACCTTCTTCCGAACAGGTGGCATCCCTGATTGCCACCCCCTTATTCCGGCGTGATCAGAAAAACGGCAGCGGCGCCGCGACGCCCTCCACCGACCCGATCACCAGTACGCCGATGCGTATGGACGTGGATCAGATCCGCCGGTACGACCACGATCCGCGCCGTAACCGCAACAGCAAATACGCGGAGATTAAAGCCTCGATCCTGGCGGCCGGTGATCAGGAAGATCCTTTGGAGAGCCCTCTCGTGGTCACAAAGCGGCCCGGCGACCCGGATCCGCGGTACATGGTCAGTGCCGGCGGCAATACCCGCCTGTGCATCCTGCAGGAGCTCTGGAAGGAAACCGGCAACGAGCGGTTCAAACAAACCTGGGTCATCTTTAAACCCTGGGACAGTGAGTGCCGCACGCTGCTCTCCCACCTGAAGGAAAACGATCTGCGCGGGGATCTCATTTTTATCGATCGGGCGATGGCGATCCGGCATGTTCGGGACCTGATTCGGGAAGAGCAGGAAAGAGAAAAGCTGTCGCAGAGAGAACTGGCCGAGGCGTTGGACTGCCAAGGATATCGAGTCAGCCAGTCACTCATTGTTTGGTATGACTACGCCGTCGATGTGCTTTATTCCCTGATCCCCACCGCGCTGGATAGCGGCATGGGCCGCCCGCAGGTGGAGCGGCTGCGCGGGCTCCACAATGCGTTCCGCGATGTCTGCCAGGCGTTCGGTCTCGGGGACGATGTGGAAGGCGTGTTCGCCGCCGTCGTATCTCGCAACGATCAGATCGACATCGACATGGACCACATCCGGCGGGAACTGGAATCGGAAATCTCGGTGTCCGCCGACTGCGATATCGGGCGCGCCAGCCTGGCGCTCGGAGCCGCCCTGGACGGCGGAGAGATCCTCGTGCCCGACGACGACACCGAGGACGATCTCGATTTCCTGGACGCGACACCCGGTACGGAGAGTTTGGATACCGAAGGGGGCCTTGATGCTCCTGGGTACGCCAACAACGTCGGCGAGGCGTCCACTCAGGAAAGCAGCGACGACACGGTAGACGACGACGGTCCTGAACTTCCGTCGTTCGGTGTCGACGATGATCTGCCTGGGCAACCCTCAACAACGACCTTCCAAGATGAATACAGGGCGTCCGCAGCGGAGACACCCGCGTCATCGTCGGTGTTTGAGTCTTCATCCCATTCAACCGTGGCGTCCGAGACCACACCGGATCTGGCCGATCTACGCGCACACGCGTGGGACCTGGCGGCGGCCATCGCCGCCGATGCGGGCCTTTCCGAACCCCTCTCCCTACCTGAAAGCGGGTTCGGCTTCGTGCTGTTGCCGGAACCGGCGGACGGACACGCCGCCTGTGTGTGGTGGCAATTGGCCAGCTTGGCTGGACAGCATCCCAATCAGACGGCCTTGGCCGATCACCTGCCTCCAGATTGGGTCGATCATGTCCCCACCTTCAATCCCTTCCACCTGGCTTCTGAGCTGTACCTGCGCTGGTCCGACACGCAGTGGCATGTCTTCACCAAGTTGGTGGCGCTCGTTCGGTCCATTCATTCCGTCACGGAGGGCGAACCATGGATATCCTAA
- a CDS encoding DNA adenine methylase, producing the protein MTLPAPILRYHGGKFRIADWLIQHFPPHQVYVEPFGGGASVLLSKPPAPAEVYNDLDSEIVNLFRVLRDPHDARVLAQQCQYTPYAREEFEQAQIPSDQPIEQARRTLVRSWFSFGSAGATRGRTGMRTFTKPDSAYLGVAQAWSRVSRLIPVVTERLSRVVIEHRPAIDVMRNHDSPTTLHYVDPPYLPETRSSGGTRYYRHELTQEDHEVLLDVLQGLTGMVLLSGYAHPLYDQCLPGWHRASLATSGSSRFGSTSRTECLWLNPQAQHGLAQLDLFDSFHRSDCFDRTGGIAS; encoded by the coding sequence ATGACCCTCCCCGCCCCGATCCTGCGTTACCACGGCGGCAAGTTCCGCATTGCCGATTGGCTGATCCAGCACTTCCCGCCCCACCAGGTCTATGTCGAACCCTTCGGCGGTGGCGCCAGCGTTCTATTGAGTAAACCGCCGGCGCCGGCTGAGGTGTACAACGACCTGGACAGCGAGATCGTCAATCTCTTCCGGGTATTGCGTGATCCTCATGACGCCCGCGTGCTAGCACAGCAATGCCAGTACACCCCCTACGCCCGCGAAGAGTTCGAGCAGGCGCAGATCCCCTCGGATCAGCCCATTGAACAAGCCCGACGCACTCTGGTGCGGTCGTGGTTCAGTTTCGGCAGTGCGGGGGCCACCCGGGGTCGCACCGGCATGCGAACGTTCACTAAGCCAGATAGCGCCTATTTGGGCGTGGCGCAAGCCTGGTCACGAGTAAGCCGGCTGATTCCGGTCGTCACTGAGCGTCTGAGTCGCGTGGTCATCGAGCATCGCCCCGCGATTGACGTGATGCGCAACCACGACAGTCCCACCACGTTGCATTATGTGGATCCTCCTTACCTGCCTGAAACCCGTTCCAGCGGCGGTACCCGTTACTACCGCCATGAACTGACTCAAGAAGACCACGAGGTCCTTCTTGATGTTCTTCAGGGACTCACGGGGATGGTACTCCTCTCCGGCTACGCCCATCCCTTGTACGACCAGTGCTTGCCCGGCTGGCATCGCGCGTCCCTCGCCACCAGCGGCTCCAGCCGCTTCGGCTCCACATCCCGCACCGAGTGCCTCTGGCTCAACCCCCAGGCTCAACACGGCCTCGCTCAGCTGGATCTGTTTGATTCTTTTCATCGTTCCGACTGCTTTGATCGCACGGGAGGTATCGCCTCATGA
- a CDS encoding ParA family protein — translation MIVTICSTKGGVGKTTTTANLGGILADAGQRVLLVDADIQPTLSSYYPLSERSPYGLHQLVTSGNVEGCISQTTLPNLDIVISDDPEGSLETWILHTPDGRIRMRTALRAVQDYDVVLIDTQGAVGPLQDVGVLAGDLLLSPIPPEILSAREFARGTLGMLDRLQPMQHLGAPVGHLYGLLYRMDHTVDARQVADTLRKATFAESRGTISVLDTVVPSTVVYREAATAQVPVHRLERRRRGTAPSALETLSALVREVFPHIDLGGLRDEI, via the coding sequence ATGATAGTGACCATCTGTTCCACCAAAGGCGGGGTCGGCAAAACGACCACCACCGCCAATCTCGGGGGCATCCTGGCTGACGCAGGACAACGTGTTCTGCTGGTCGATGCCGATATCCAACCCACCCTCTCCAGCTACTACCCCCTCTCTGAGCGATCACCCTACGGCCTGCACCAGCTGGTTACCAGCGGCAACGTCGAGGGCTGCATCAGCCAAACCACCCTCCCCAATCTGGACATCGTCATCAGTGACGATCCAGAAGGAAGCCTTGAAACTTGGATCCTGCACACTCCCGATGGCCGTATTCGCATGCGCACTGCGCTGCGGGCTGTCCAGGACTATGACGTTGTCTTGATCGATACGCAGGGCGCCGTCGGGCCGCTGCAGGACGTTGGCGTGCTCGCCGGCGACCTCCTCCTTTCGCCCATTCCCCCTGAAATCCTCTCCGCCCGCGAGTTTGCCCGCGGCACGCTGGGCATGCTCGACCGGCTGCAGCCCATGCAGCATCTCGGTGCCCCGGTCGGCCATCTCTATGGCCTTCTCTACCGCATGGATCACACGGTGGATGCCCGCCAGGTGGCCGATACACTCAGGAAGGCAACCTTCGCCGAATCACGCGGCACCATCTCCGTGCTCGATACGGTGGTTCCCTCCACCGTGGTGTACCGCGAAGCCGCCACCGCCCAGGTTCCTGTCCATCGGCTGGAACGCCGGCGTCGAGGCACCGCCCCTTCCGCCCTGGAAACCCTGTCCGCTCTGGTCCGCGAGGTGTTCCCTCATATCGATTTGGGAGGGCTTCGCGATGAGATTTAA
- a CDS encoding CGNR zinc finger domain-containing protein, protein MRKRISVVPPWKNANFIGGHPALDLANTISNRKQSTVDNDLLRSVSDISSWCQSAGLISSPQARALIRYGSEELVDTVHHVRSHIWDVFDTVSDGGAPSSRAMGGLLRLAGLGVSAEIIAFSDAQMKTLTGNLAEPETIPPALALLALEALFTLPKDRVRACPGCGCLFVDTSRGGRRRWCSMRTCGNKEKAARHRHNNHMDPQDIRHDVAFRHMRLPGS, encoded by the coding sequence ATGCGTAAAAGGATTTCGGTGGTACCTCCCTGGAAGAATGCCAATTTTATTGGCGGCCATCCGGCACTCGATCTGGCCAATACGATTTCCAACCGAAAACAATCAACCGTGGATAACGATCTGCTCAGATCCGTATCGGACATCAGCTCCTGGTGCCAATCCGCTGGTTTGATCTCGTCGCCGCAGGCACGGGCACTTATCCGTTATGGAAGCGAGGAACTGGTGGACACGGTCCACCATGTCCGTTCGCACATATGGGACGTATTCGATACCGTCTCGGACGGCGGGGCCCCCTCTTCAAGGGCCATGGGAGGGTTGTTACGACTGGCAGGCCTTGGTGTAAGCGCGGAAATTATCGCGTTCAGTGATGCTCAAATGAAAACACTGACGGGAAATCTGGCGGAACCTGAAACGATCCCTCCAGCTTTGGCTCTGCTTGCGCTCGAAGCACTCTTTACCTTGCCAAAGGATCGTGTCAGAGCCTGCCCGGGTTGCGGCTGCTTATTCGTTGACACCTCCAGGGGAGGGCGCAGGCGGTGGTGCAGTATGCGGACTTGCGGGAACAAGGAGAAAGCCGCCCGGCATCGACATAATAATCACATGGATCCCCAGGACATCCGCCATGACGTGGCTTTTCGCCATATGCGGCTTCCGGGTTCGTAA